Proteins encoded in a region of the Vibrio ponticus genome:
- a CDS encoding peptide MFS transporter codes for MSTQHHQILGHPRGLFLLFGTELWERFSYYAMRAILVLYLTDTTLNGGLGWSTKDALDLYGIYTGLVYITPLIGGWLADNYLGQRRSILIGGALMAIGQFTLAIPADMLGLSVLHSFYLGLALLIAGNGLFKPNISTMVGDLYKEGDNRRDGAFTIFYMGINIGALLAGVVSGSVTNEFGWKAGFVAAGIGMLMSLVMQMTLAQSWLGDIGREPAAKRDLELKNSNKKEPLTKEEFDRIKVILVMSVFTIVFWAGFEQAGGLMNIYTQQYTDRMIGGFEVPAAWFQSLNPFFIITLAPLLAVLWVKLGKREPNSPVKFALAMFFLALGFLCMVGAVMEQGGDTTVKTSMLWLVGAFFFHTLGELCLSPIGLSLVTKLAPLRLASLMMGAWFGCNAIANYVAGYVGSHVGELGALSIFSGIAVTATISGVVLLLFSNTLVRWMHGAESPISTEQQIEEQQTQVA; via the coding sequence ATGTCAACACAGCATCATCAAATCCTAGGACACCCACGCGGACTGTTCTTATTATTCGGTACTGAGCTTTGGGAGCGTTTCTCCTACTACGCAATGCGCGCAATCTTAGTGCTATATCTAACAGATACAACTTTAAACGGCGGTTTAGGCTGGTCGACTAAAGATGCTCTAGATCTCTACGGCATCTATACTGGACTCGTCTACATCACTCCCCTAATCGGTGGTTGGTTAGCAGATAACTACTTAGGTCAACGTCGCTCTATCCTTATCGGTGGTGCGCTGATGGCAATTGGTCAGTTCACACTCGCTATTCCTGCCGATATGCTTGGCTTAAGCGTGCTACACAGTTTCTATCTAGGTCTTGCACTGCTTATCGCTGGTAACGGTCTATTTAAACCAAACATTTCAACAATGGTGGGCGACCTATATAAAGAAGGCGATAACCGTCGTGACGGCGCATTTACTATCTTCTATATGGGTATCAACATCGGTGCACTACTGGCAGGCGTAGTATCAGGCTCTGTAACTAACGAATTTGGTTGGAAAGCAGGCTTTGTTGCAGCAGGTATCGGTATGCTGATGAGCTTAGTCATGCAAATGACGCTAGCACAATCATGGTTGGGCGATATCGGTAGAGAGCCAGCAGCGAAACGCGATCTTGAGCTTAAAAACTCAAACAAGAAAGAGCCGCTAACTAAAGAAGAATTCGATCGCATCAAAGTTATCCTAGTGATGAGTGTATTTACCATCGTATTCTGGGCGGGCTTTGAACAAGCTGGCGGTCTAATGAATATCTACACTCAGCAATATACTGATCGTATGATTGGCGGTTTTGAAGTTCCTGCGGCTTGGTTCCAGTCACTTAACCCATTCTTCATTATTACTCTAGCGCCGTTACTTGCTGTGCTTTGGGTTAAGCTGGGTAAACGTGAGCCAAACTCACCAGTAAAATTCGCTTTAGCAATGTTCTTCCTAGCACTTGGCTTCCTATGTATGGTAGGTGCTGTAATGGAACAAGGTGGCGACACAACAGTGAAAACTTCTATGCTTTGGCTAGTTGGTGCATTCTTCTTCCATACTTTGGGTGAACTGTGCCTATCACCAATTGGTCTATCACTGGTAACCAAACTTGCACCACTGCGTCTAGCATCATTAATGATGGGTGCATGGTTCGGTTGTAACGCTATCGCAAACTATGTAGCGGGTTACGTTGGCTCACACGTGGGTGAACTAGGTGCGCTATCTATCTTTAGCGGCATTGCAGTTACAGCAACCATCAGTGGCGTTGTTCTACTATTGTTCTCAAACACGCTAGTTCGCTGGATGCACGGCGCAGAATCGCCAATCAGCACTGAACAGCAAATCGAAGAACAGCAAACTCAAGTCGCTTAA
- a CDS encoding TraB/GumN family protein, producing the protein MKKFCYLLLFILFTPLSQAEPLYWQATKGKLTYLLLGSVHVGDQSMYPLPVNITTFLKHSDGLVVETDIRSQQNIRFPETKVTTEQVLSDNNIRELKGIAGLLNLDPQQLLLASPWVTALTIQQKQIEYLGYRAQDGVDLALLGQASSLTKPIYSLESVQFQIDMLASLPNDGEELLTSAIEQFDINEEAAHCLINSWKSGDIENLNEFAKLSEMSPQMEEAFMHQRNRDWAEKLAHGSIFPSHEGNYLIVVGALHLIGPENLLTLLESRGFKVTQRSQSQAAICQFNF; encoded by the coding sequence ATGAAAAAATTCTGCTACCTATTACTTTTTATACTCTTTACTCCCCTATCCCAAGCGGAGCCACTTTACTGGCAAGCAACCAAAGGGAAGTTAACTTATCTGCTGCTCGGTTCAGTGCACGTTGGTGATCAATCCATGTACCCACTGCCAGTCAACATCACCACTTTTCTAAAACATTCCGACGGCTTAGTCGTAGAAACCGACATTCGTTCGCAACAAAACATCCGCTTTCCGGAAACGAAAGTGACAACCGAACAAGTGCTGAGTGACAACAATATTCGCGAATTGAAAGGGATTGCAGGATTACTAAATCTCGATCCTCAGCAGCTCCTACTCGCTTCGCCCTGGGTCACGGCATTAACCATACAGCAGAAACAGATTGAGTACTTGGGTTACCGAGCTCAAGATGGCGTTGATTTAGCGCTCCTAGGGCAAGCCTCATCACTGACAAAACCGATCTACAGTCTCGAGTCCGTCCAATTTCAAATTGATATGTTGGCAAGCCTGCCAAATGATGGTGAAGAGTTGCTCACTTCGGCTATCGAGCAATTTGATATCAATGAAGAAGCTGCCCACTGTTTAATTAACAGCTGGAAAAGCGGTGACATCGAAAATCTTAATGAGTTTGCCAAACTCTCTGAAATGTCACCACAAATGGAAGAAGCATTCATGCACCAAAGAAACCGCGACTGGGCTGAGAAGCTCGCCCATGGGTCAATCTTCCCCTCCCATGAAGGCAACTACCTGATTGTCGTGGGCGCCCTACACTTGATTGGTCCCGAAAACCTACTGACTCTGCTAGAGAGCCGTGGCTTTAAGGTCACCCAACGCTCTCAAAGCCAAGCTGCTATTTGCCAGTTTAATTTCTAA
- the asnB gene encoding asparagine synthase B, which produces MCSIFGILDIKSDAAQLRPIALEMSKKLRHRGPDWSGIYSSDKAILAHERLAIVGLNSGAQPLYSPNGKHILAVNGEIYNHKEIRARYEGKYEFQTDSDCEVILALYQDMGADLLEELNGIFAFVLYDEEKDQYLVGRDHIGIIPLYQGYDEHGNYYVASEMKALVPVCKTISEFPPGSYYASSDSEPQRYYIRDWNEYAAVQGNLSSKEELTEALEAAVKRQLMTDVPYGVLLSGGLDSSITSAVAKRFAAMRIEDDEKSEAWWPQLHSFAIGLEGAPDLKAAREVADQIGTVHHEMTYTIQEGLDAIRDVIYHIETYDVTTIRASTPMFLMGRKIKAMGIKMVLSGEGADEIFGGYLYFHKAPNAQEFHEETVRKLLALNMFDCARANKSLAAWGVEGRVPFLDKEFIDVAMRLNPADKMCGNGKMEKHILRECFEHYLPEAIAWRQKEQFSDGVGYSWIDTLKAVAEEKVTDQQLETAAYRFPYNTPTTKEGYVYREIFEELFPLPSAAECVPGGPSVACSSAKAIEWDESFKNNADPSGRAVKAVHNDAY; this is translated from the coding sequence ATGTGTTCGATTTTTGGCATTTTAGACATCAAAAGTGATGCAGCCCAATTACGCCCAATCGCACTTGAGATGTCGAAAAAGTTGCGCCACCGTGGCCCTGATTGGTCAGGTATCTATTCATCAGACAAAGCGATCCTAGCGCACGAGCGCCTGGCCATCGTTGGTCTAAATAGTGGGGCTCAGCCTCTCTACAGTCCTAATGGCAAACACATCCTTGCAGTTAACGGTGAGATCTACAACCACAAAGAGATCCGCGCTCGTTACGAAGGAAAATACGAATTTCAAACCGATTCTGACTGTGAAGTCATTTTGGCGCTTTACCAAGATATGGGTGCAGACCTACTGGAAGAGCTAAACGGTATCTTTGCTTTTGTGTTGTATGACGAAGAGAAAGATCAATACTTAGTTGGTCGTGACCACATTGGTATCATCCCTCTATATCAAGGTTATGACGAACACGGTAACTACTACGTCGCTTCTGAAATGAAGGCTCTGGTTCCTGTATGTAAAACCATCAGCGAGTTTCCTCCAGGCAGCTACTACGCAAGTAGCGACAGCGAACCACAACGTTACTACATTCGCGATTGGAACGAATACGCAGCAGTACAAGGTAACCTATCAAGTAAAGAAGAGCTGACCGAAGCATTAGAGGCGGCAGTGAAACGTCAATTAATGACGGATGTACCTTACGGCGTATTACTTTCCGGTGGCTTGGACTCTTCGATTACTTCTGCGGTTGCAAAACGCTTTGCCGCAATGCGTATCGAAGATGATGAAAAATCTGAAGCTTGGTGGCCACAACTGCACTCATTTGCGATTGGCTTAGAAGGCGCACCCGATCTAAAAGCGGCGCGTGAAGTCGCTGACCAAATTGGTACGGTTCACCATGAAATGACCTATACCATCCAAGAAGGTTTGGATGCGATTCGCGATGTGATTTACCACATTGAAACTTATGATGTGACCACCATCCGAGCTTCGACACCAATGTTCCTTATGGGACGTAAGATCAAAGCGATGGGCATTAAAATGGTCCTTTCAGGCGAAGGCGCTGACGAGATCTTTGGTGGCTACCTATACTTCCACAAAGCACCAAACGCGCAAGAGTTCCACGAAGAAACTGTACGTAAACTGCTGGCACTCAACATGTTTGACTGTGCTCGCGCCAACAAATCACTGGCGGCGTGGGGCGTAGAAGGTCGAGTACCATTCCTCGACAAAGAGTTTATTGATGTCGCAATGCGTTTAAACCCGGCAGATAAAATGTGTGGCAACGGCAAAATGGAAAAACACATCCTACGTGAGTGTTTTGAGCACTACCTACCAGAGGCCATTGCTTGGCGTCAAAAAGAGCAGTTCTCAGACGGTGTTGGCTACAGCTGGATTGATACCTTAAAAGCAGTCGCTGAAGAGAAGGTCACTGACCAGCAATTAGAAACCGCTGCGTATCGCTTCCCATACAACACGCCAACCACCAAAGAAGGTTACGTTTACCGTGAGATCTTTGAAGAGTTGTTCCCGCTACCATCGGCTGCTGAGTGTGTTCCAGGCGGTCCGTCAGTAGCGTGTTCATCGGCAAAAGCGATTGAGTGGGATGAATCGTTCAAAAACAACGCTGATCCTTCAGGGCGCGCGGTAAAAGCGGTTCATAACGACGCATATTAA
- a CDS encoding IS3 family transposase (programmed frameshift): MTTSNKLYIKRTQRDYTLGFKLQVVDAVEKGEMTYKQAQAIYGIQGRSTVLTWLRKHGKMDWTQNPRKNAMHETTKPSESPAQKIKRLEKELEDERIRNLFLNEVVDILDAEHGTSLRKKYLAKARSLQKQKGISLARICRLCGISRQSVYQREKRAAARQIKLDPVKQMVLELRRYMPRVGTRKLYFLLKPKLEKAGIKLGRDALFDYLRNERLLVRPKRSFTKTTNSRHWMQKHPNLLKELKPSHPEEVLVSDITYVQSDKGVHYLSLVTDAFSRKIMGYELSNEMKATDVVKALRKAIKARQYRCSCIHHSDRGLQYCSTVYQEQLKSGHIKPSMTDGYDCYQNALAERVNGILKQEFLLDRCQDIKELNQLVKESISIYNNMRPHLSLGMKTPNEVHEKSQLLTQLA, translated from the exons ATGACCACGTCAAATAAACTCTACATTAAGCGCACTCAGCGTGATTACACACTAGGCTTTAAATTGCAGGTTGTTGATGCTGTAGAAAAAGGCGAAATGACCTACAAGCAAGCACAAGCCATTTATGGTATCCAAGGTCGCTCAACTGTTTTAACCTGGCTGAGGAAGCACGGGAAAATGGATTGGACGCAAAACCCAAGGAAGAACGCTATGCATGAGACTACCAAACCTAGTGAGTCTCCCGCTCAAAAAATTAAACGTCTTGAAAAAGAACTCGAAGATGAGCGAATAAGAAATCTGTTCTTGAATGAAGTGGTTGATATTCTTGACGCTGAGCATGGGACAAGCCTAAGAAAAAAGTATCTCGCCAAG GCGAGAAGCCTTCAAAAACAGAAAGGGATCAGCTTAGCTAGAATTTGCCGCCTATGTGGCATATCGAGACAAAGTGTTTACCAAAGAGAAAAGCGAGCAGCTGCCCGTCAAATTAAGCTCGATCCCGTAAAGCAAATGGTTTTAGAGCTCCGACGTTATATGCCTCGAGTTGGAACAAGAAAACTGTATTTCTTACTCAAGCCAAAGCTAGAAAAAGCAGGCATTAAACTAGGTCGGGATGCGCTCTTTGACTACTTACGTAATGAGAGACTCCTTGTTCGACCAAAACGCAGTTTTACAAAGACAACCAATAGCCGACACTGGATGCAAAAGCACCCTAACTTACTGAAGGAGCTTAAGCCGAGTCATCCCGAAGAAGTATTGGTCAGCGATATCACCTACGTCCAATCGGATAAAGGTGTTCACTATTTATCTCTTGTGACAGACGCATTTAGTCGAAAAATCATGGGGTATGAGTTGAGTAATGAGATGAAAGCAACAGATGTTGTAAAAGCTCTGCGCAAGGCGATAAAAGCACGTCAATATCGATGCTCTTGCATTCATCACTCAGACCGCGGTCTTCAATACTGCTCAACAGTTTATCAAGAGCAGTTGAAAAGTGGGCACATAAAGCCATCCATGACTGATGGGTATGACTGCTACCAGAATGCGTTAGCAGAGAGAGTCAACGGGATACTAAAACAAGAGTTCCTACTCGATAGGTGTCAAGACATCAAAGAGCTCAACCAACTAGTAAAAGAGTCTATTAGTATCTATAACAATATGAGACCGCATCTTAGTCTCGGGATGAAAACCCCAAATGAGGTTCATGAAAAAAGCCAACTGCTAACGCAGTTGGCTTAG
- a CDS encoding DUF3149 domain-containing protein: MDFWLDLLFGNAVGLSSMIVIFGALGLMLFYGGFFVYKVMTDKSPH; this comes from the coding sequence ATGGACTTTTGGCTCGATCTCCTTTTTGGTAATGCAGTTGGACTTTCGTCAATGATCGTTATTTTCGGCGCTTTAGGTCTAATGCTATTTTATGGCGGTTTCTTCGTTTACAAGGTGATGACTGACAAATCTCCTCACTAG
- the purM gene encoding phosphoribosylformylglycinamidine cyclo-ligase, giving the protein MSGNNTSLSYKDAGVDIDAGNALVDRIKGAVKRTRRPEVMGGIGGFGALCELPTKYKQPVLVSGTDGVGTKLRLALDMNKHDTIGIDLVAMCVNDLIVQGAEPLFFLDYYATGKLDVDTAADVVSGIAEGCVQAGCALIGGETAEMPGMYEGEDYDVAGFCVGVVEKEDIIDGTKVAAGDALIAVGSSGPHSNGYSLVRKILEVSGADKNQELEGRTIGEHLLEPTKIYIKSALKMIEKHDIHAISHITGGGFWENIPRVLPEGTKAVIDGNSWEWPVIFKWLQEQGNVTTHEMYRTFNCGVGLIVALPAEQADAAVELLQQEGENAWVIGTIAPAQADEEQVEIN; this is encoded by the coding sequence GTGAGTGGCAATAACACATCTCTTAGCTATAAAGACGCTGGCGTTGATATTGATGCAGGTAACGCACTTGTTGATCGTATCAAAGGTGCCGTAAAACGTACTCGTCGCCCTGAAGTAATGGGTGGTATTGGTGGCTTTGGTGCCCTATGTGAACTGCCAACCAAATATAAGCAACCAGTGCTAGTCTCTGGCACTGATGGCGTCGGCACTAAACTGCGCCTAGCGTTGGATATGAACAAGCACGACACCATCGGTATCGACCTTGTGGCAATGTGTGTTAATGACCTTATCGTACAAGGTGCTGAGCCACTATTCTTTCTTGACTACTACGCGACAGGCAAACTCGACGTTGATACAGCCGCTGACGTAGTGTCTGGTATTGCCGAAGGCTGTGTACAAGCTGGTTGTGCGCTTATCGGTGGTGAAACGGCTGAAATGCCGGGTATGTATGAAGGTGAAGACTATGACGTCGCTGGCTTCTGTGTTGGTGTGGTTGAAAAAGAAGACATTATCGACGGCACTAAAGTAGCCGCTGGTGACGCGCTTATCGCTGTTGGTTCAAGTGGTCCTCACTCAAATGGCTACTCACTGGTACGCAAAATTCTTGAAGTGTCTGGCGCAGACAAAAATCAAGAGCTAGAAGGTCGCACGATTGGTGAACACCTACTAGAACCAACCAAAATTTATATCAAATCAGCGCTTAAGATGATCGAAAAGCATGACATCCATGCAATTTCGCACATCACTGGCGGTGGTTTCTGGGAAAATATCCCACGCGTATTGCCTGAAGGCACCAAAGCCGTTATCGATGGCAACAGCTGGGAATGGCCAGTCATCTTTAAGTGGCTACAAGAACAAGGCAATGTGACCACGCACGAAATGTACCGCACCTTTAACTGTGGTGTCGGTCTTATCGTTGCACTACCCGCTGAGCAAGCTGATGCAGC
- the upp gene encoding uracil phosphoribosyltransferase, whose translation MKVVEVKHPLVKHKIGLMREGDISTKRFRELATEVGSLLTYEATADFETEKVTIEGWNGPVEVDQIKGKKVTVVPILRAGLGMMDGVLEHMPSARISVVGIYRDEETLEPVPYFNKLASNIDERIALVVDPMLATGGSMIATIDLLKEKGCQAIKVLVLVAAPEGIEALERAHPDVELYTAAIDEKLNDKGYIVPGLGDAGDKIFGTK comes from the coding sequence ATGAAAGTTGTTGAAGTTAAACACCCGCTTGTTAAACACAAAATTGGTCTAATGAGAGAAGGTGACATCAGCACAAAGCGCTTCCGTGAATTAGCGACAGAAGTTGGTAGTCTACTAACTTATGAAGCAACCGCGGATTTTGAAACCGAGAAAGTAACCATTGAAGGCTGGAATGGTCCAGTAGAAGTTGATCAAATCAAAGGTAAAAAAGTAACTGTAGTGCCTATCCTACGTGCAGGTCTTGGCATGATGGACGGTGTACTAGAGCACATGCCAAGCGCACGTATCAGTGTGGTAGGTATTTACCGTGATGAAGAGACACTTGAGCCAGTACCTTACTTTAATAAGCTTGCTTCTAACATTGACGAGCGTATCGCGCTAGTTGTTGACCCAATGCTTGCAACGGGTGGTTCTATGATTGCAACCATCGACCTTCTTAAAGAGAAAGGTTGTCAGGCAATCAAAGTACTTGTACTTGTAGCAGCACCAGAAGGTATCGAAGCACTTGAGCGTGCACACCCAGACGTAGAACTTTACACGGCAGCTATCGATGAGAAGCTAAACGATAAAGGTTACATCGTTCCGGGTCTAGGCGACGCAGGTGACAAGATTTTCGGTACTAAGTAG
- the rluF gene encoding 23S rRNA pseudouridine(2604) synthase RluF, translated as MSQDNTKRLNKYISETGYCSRREADKLIDQGRVTINGQLPEMGTKVLPGDDVCIDGNPLKSKEKPVYIALNKPTGITCTTERNIPGNIVDFIGHKSRIFPIGRLDKPSDGLIFLTNDGDIVNKILRAGNNHEKEYVVRVDKPITNEFIKAMSSGVNILDTVTLPCKVTKETKFSFRIVLTQGLNRQIRRMCEALGYEVFKLRRVRIMNISLDGIPNGQWRYLTDDEINQIHAMCEGSVSTEEASKLDAKGQRIRKATDAKLFDSREENQGSTARRNQKERTFKGRNADEFRHAPNSKKGRNQNNSYNSERRGERNDERNNERGHSRNNERSYEQGNERNRDRFNDKPSYKDRANDNKGKGYSKPNRDGGSYKAKDDKAHGGKPHHSKPSHNKSGNAKPNYSKPSGAKATNRKPADHKPSSAPRVGGTLTLKK; from the coding sequence ATGTCACAAGATAATACCAAACGCCTGAACAAATACATCAGTGAAACAGGTTACTGCTCACGCCGTGAAGCCGATAAACTGATCGACCAAGGTCGTGTCACCATTAATGGTCAATTACCGGAGATGGGTACTAAAGTACTTCCTGGTGATGATGTATGTATCGATGGTAATCCGCTAAAGTCGAAAGAAAAACCGGTCTACATTGCTCTTAACAAGCCAACAGGTATCACCTGTACCACTGAGCGCAACATCCCGGGCAACATCGTCGACTTTATTGGTCACAAATCGCGTATTTTCCCTATTGGTCGTTTGGATAAACCTTCTGACGGTCTGATCTTTTTGACTAACGATGGTGACATCGTTAACAAGATCCTGCGCGCAGGCAACAACCACGAAAAAGAATATGTGGTGCGTGTCGACAAACCGATCACTAACGAGTTCATTAAAGCAATGAGCTCAGGTGTGAATATTCTTGATACCGTAACGCTACCTTGTAAAGTCACCAAAGAAACTAAATTCTCTTTCCGTATCGTACTGACACAAGGCTTGAACCGTCAGATCCGCCGCATGTGTGAAGCACTGGGCTATGAAGTATTTAAACTTCGCCGCGTGCGTATCATGAACATTAGTCTTGATGGTATTCCTAATGGTCAGTGGCGCTACTTAACCGACGACGAAATCAACCAAATTCACGCGATGTGTGAAGGCTCGGTAAGTACTGAAGAAGCCTCTAAATTAGATGCGAAAGGTCAGCGTATTCGTAAAGCAACCGATGCAAAACTGTTTGATAGCCGTGAAGAGAACCAAGGTTCAACAGCACGCCGTAATCAAAAAGAACGCACGTTTAAAGGTCGCAACGCTGATGAGTTCCGTCACGCGCCGAACTCGAAAAAAGGTCGCAACCAAAACAATAGCTATAACAGTGAGCGTCGCGGTGAACGCAATGACGAGCGTAACAATGAGCGTGGCCATTCTCGTAATAACGAACGCAGTTATGAACAGGGTAATGAACGCAATCGTGATCGCTTCAATGACAAACCAAGCTACAAAGATCGCGCAAACGACAATAAAGGCAAAGGTTACAGCAAGCCAAACCGCGATGGCGGATCTTACAAAGCAAAAGACGACAAAGCGCATGGCGGCAAACCACACCATAGCAAACCAAGCCACAATAAATCTGGTAACGCGAAGCCAAACTATTCAAAACCAAGTGGTGCGAAGGCTACCAATCGTAAACCTGCCGATCACAAACCAAGTTCAGCCCCACGCGTAGGCGGGACACTAACGCTGAAAAAATAA
- a CDS encoding Fic family protein has translation MKQDLITIEQELEFIQSAIDRASKPLSRSEIHELLFINITEKTLQRRLKRLTDESRIATSGQRSGLRYLSLVENKDTLPEDPENESEHDKAILLSQESLKKLKRLESPSYTRAKVSYDHSLVENYIPNKTRYVPEDTAFKLRALGKRFNKKLAAGTYAKDIAQKLLIDLSFNSSRLEGNTYSILDTEKLLQVGEAADGKFDEETIMILNHKEAILFLIENAEELSVTPFVIRNLHQLLSQDLLSNSFACGQIRQIEVNITKTSYMPLNAPQQLEELFTLLLRKAEKIDDPFEQSFFLLMHLSYLQAFEDVNKRTARLSCNLPFIQENLCPLSFVDVPKDDYVKSLIYFYETGDHMPALEVFAWAYERSSHQYEVVEKSIGVIDSYRIKYRSERKQAIGQIIREMIVGDEVQSQLEQFCVENQIKDADKFISIATVELDKLHSGAIVSLGVTEMMFLTWKEKFDTTK, from the coding sequence ATGAAGCAAGATTTAATCACTATTGAACAAGAGCTTGAGTTCATTCAAAGTGCTATCGATAGAGCGAGTAAGCCTCTATCAAGAAGTGAGATTCATGAACTATTATTCATTAATATCACTGAAAAGACACTTCAAAGACGCCTAAAGAGGCTCACAGATGAGTCTCGCATTGCTACATCTGGTCAAAGAAGTGGCCTTAGATACCTGTCCCTAGTCGAAAATAAGGACACATTGCCAGAGGATCCAGAAAATGAGTCAGAGCATGACAAAGCTATCTTGCTATCTCAAGAGTCCTTAAAAAAGCTTAAGCGCCTTGAATCCCCCTCCTATACACGCGCTAAAGTGTCCTATGACCACTCTTTAGTTGAAAACTACATCCCTAATAAGACGCGCTATGTGCCAGAAGATACCGCATTCAAACTCAGGGCGTTAGGTAAACGCTTCAACAAGAAACTGGCTGCTGGGACTTATGCTAAGGACATTGCACAAAAACTTCTCATAGACTTGTCGTTCAACTCTAGTCGATTAGAGGGGAACACATATTCAATTCTTGATACCGAAAAGCTACTGCAAGTCGGCGAGGCTGCTGATGGTAAGTTCGATGAAGAAACCATTATGATCTTAAACCACAAAGAAGCCATTCTGTTTTTGATTGAGAATGCCGAAGAGCTTTCTGTAACTCCTTTCGTGATCAGGAACTTGCATCAGCTTCTATCGCAGGATTTACTCTCTAATAGCTTCGCATGCGGTCAGATCAGACAAATTGAGGTCAACATTACCAAGACTTCTTACATGCCGCTAAATGCTCCGCAGCAACTCGAAGAGTTGTTTACACTACTGCTAAGAAAGGCTGAGAAAATTGACGACCCATTTGAGCAATCATTCTTCTTACTCATGCACCTGTCATATCTTCAAGCGTTTGAGGATGTAAATAAGCGTACCGCACGTTTAAGTTGCAACTTACCGTTCATCCAAGAAAATCTTTGCCCATTAAGCTTTGTCGATGTTCCTAAAGATGACTATGTTAAGTCTCTGATTTATTTCTATGAGACAGGCGATCATATGCCTGCACTAGAGGTGTTTGCTTGGGCTTACGAGCGTTCTAGCCATCAGTATGAGGTTGTCGAGAAATCTATTGGTGTTATTGATTCGTATAGAATCAAGTACCGCAGCGAGCGCAAACAAGCCATCGGCCAAATCATCAGAGAAATGATTGTCGGTGATGAGGTGCAGAGTCAGTTAGAGCAATTCTGCGTTGAGAATCAGATTAAAGATGCTGACAAGTTCATCTCCATTGCGACGGTTGAACTTGACAAGCTACATAGTGGCGCGATTGTGTCCCTTGGCGTGACAGAGATGATGTTTCTTACTTGGAAAGAGAAGTTCGACACCACTAAGTAA
- the smrA gene encoding DNA endonuclease SmrA has translation MSQDDFDLFQQMMGDVKPLHNDTADLKKTHQVSAAQLAKREAAIWLTEDDPEYLSIDHAPMIKPDDIIEFKRDGVQDGVYRKLRLGKYPIQAKLDLHRKTLKDARDEVVNFLKQCMRMDIRTVMIVHGRGERSNPPAMMKSYLAQWLTQINDVQCAHSAQRFHGGTGAVYVLLRKSNDKKLENRERHQKRMG, from the coding sequence ATGTCTCAAGACGACTTCGACTTATTTCAACAAATGATGGGCGACGTAAAGCCTCTTCACAATGACACGGCCGATCTTAAAAAGACGCACCAAGTCAGCGCAGCGCAACTTGCTAAGCGAGAAGCCGCAATTTGGTTAACAGAAGATGACCCTGAATACCTTTCTATCGATCATGCACCAATGATTAAGCCCGATGACATTATCGAGTTTAAGCGTGATGGCGTACAAGACGGGGTCTACCGCAAGTTGCGTTTAGGCAAATACCCCATTCAAGCCAAACTCGATTTGCACCGCAAAACATTGAAAGATGCACGTGATGAAGTGGTGAACTTCCTTAAGCAATGCATGCGTATGGACATTCGGACCGTGATGATTGTCCATGGTCGTGGTGAACGTTCAAATCCACCAGCCATGATGAAAAGTTACCTCGCGCAGTGGCTAACTCAAATTAACGATGTGCAATGTGCCCATAGTGCACAACGTTTTCACGGTGGCACTGGCGCTGTCTATGTATTGCTACGAAAAAGTAACGATAAGAAGCTAGAAAACCGCGAACGTCATCAAAAACGAATGGGCTAA